One genomic region from Desulfuromonas sp. TF encodes:
- a CDS encoding glycosyltransferase family 4 protein, with product MENASHSQSRSSVLQKNMKVLIVSKSLKEQGGVVNFVSMLVNKFSAETAWEHLEIGKNPSMGGFQAKLKILLSDNLHLKNRLSTGNFILLHLNTSLNSRALVRDGSFLILASLLGFKNNVVFIHGWDEGLERKLKESVLMRAAFFHVFGRSRMLIVLASRFRDTLVSLGFDPAKIRIFPTMFDGGLFSGAFKGNQGAGTILFMSRLVREKGVYELLEAFARLSERHRGIRLNIAGDGEESAAVARWIDSSGLGDRIGLLGYLRGEKKARALREADIFVLPTRHGEGCPVALLEAMAAGLAVIATPVGGIPDVFRDGVNGILLRDSRPATIAEAVAQLLDDDELRARTGEHNRREAWQKFESRIVVRRLEELYREVASST from the coding sequence ATGGAAAACGCCAGCCACAGCCAGAGCCGTTCGTCGGTTCTCCAAAAGAACATGAAAGTTCTTATCGTTTCAAAATCATTGAAAGAGCAGGGGGGGGTCGTCAATTTTGTTTCAATGCTGGTGAACAAATTCTCTGCGGAAACGGCATGGGAACACCTGGAAATAGGGAAGAATCCCTCAATGGGGGGCTTCCAGGCCAAACTGAAAATACTTTTATCCGACAATCTTCATCTCAAAAACAGGCTGTCGACAGGGAATTTCATCTTGTTGCATCTCAATACTTCGCTTAACAGCAGGGCTCTCGTCCGTGACGGTTCATTTCTGATACTGGCGTCTCTTCTCGGCTTCAAAAACAACGTCGTCTTCATCCATGGCTGGGACGAGGGTCTCGAGCGGAAATTAAAGGAAAGCGTCCTGATGAGGGCCGCCTTTTTTCATGTATTCGGCCGCTCCAGGATGCTGATCGTTCTTGCCTCACGTTTCCGTGACACCCTGGTCTCCCTGGGGTTCGATCCGGCAAAGATCAGGATTTTTCCGACCATGTTCGATGGCGGCCTTTTCAGCGGCGCTTTCAAGGGAAACCAGGGGGCGGGGACGATCCTTTTCATGTCGAGACTGGTCCGGGAGAAAGGAGTTTATGAACTGCTGGAGGCCTTCGCACGACTGAGTGAACGCCATCGTGGAATCCGGCTGAATATTGCCGGGGATGGTGAAGAAAGTGCCGCCGTTGCCCGGTGGATAGATTCCAGCGGCCTGGGCGACCGGATCGGACTTCTCGGTTATCTGCGGGGAGAGAAAAAGGCCCGGGCTCTGCGGGAAGCGGATATCTTCGTTTTGCCGACCCGCCACGGGGAGGGGTGCCCCGTGGCCCTGCTGGAGGCGATGGCGGCCGGCCTGGCCGTGATCGCCACCCCGGTCGGTGGCATCCCCGATGTCTTCAGAGACGGCGTCAACGGGATCCTTCTTCGTGACTCTCGGCCTGCCACCATAGCGGAGGCGGTTGCCCAACTCCTCGACGACGACGAACTCCGTGCCCGGACCGGAGAGCATAACCGGAGGGAAGCTTGGCAAAAGTTCGAGTCGCGGATTGTGGTTCGTCGGTTGGAGGAGCTCTACCGCGAGGTCGCCTCTTCAACCTGA
- a CDS encoding sulfotransferase domain-containing protein, whose protein sequence is MATIELTTEKISGLRHVNRHGLKPGRYEFPDFLLIGPQRTGTSWLHENLCFHPEVFMPSKKELYFFNKLITKSGTNYTSDRLEWYSARFTPRFSDIIRQNAVHLKNTRSLGSLNFNFKKLFSPCIKGEATASYAVMKESLIEEIALLNADIKAIMLIRNPLERAWSHAKKDLLRQTKKTLKEVSIDDFKKFYSKDYQLRCGGYSEIIRKWSLIIGRDKFFIGIYDDIETRPNDLLRSIFSFLGVSNSPEHINSLLSSVVINKTTKDVIPERHRAFLLDLFGNELEELNQTFKMRWS, encoded by the coding sequence ATGGCAACGATCGAATTAACGACAGAAAAGATTTCCGGGCTTCGGCACGTTAATCGGCACGGCCTGAAGCCTGGCCGATACGAATTTCCCGACTTTCTCCTTATCGGACCGCAGAGAACCGGGACCAGTTGGCTGCATGAGAATCTCTGCTTTCACCCGGAAGTCTTCATGCCGTCAAAAAAGGAACTTTATTTTTTCAATAAGCTCATCACTAAAAGTGGCACGAATTATACATCCGATCGCTTGGAATGGTATTCGGCCAGGTTCACTCCAAGGTTCTCCGACATAATAAGACAGAATGCGGTGCACCTGAAAAACACCCGGAGCCTCGGTTCTCTGAATTTCAATTTTAAGAAGCTTTTCTCCCCTTGCATAAAGGGAGAAGCCACCGCTTCTTATGCCGTAATGAAGGAAAGTCTGATCGAGGAAATTGCGCTCCTCAATGCCGACATCAAAGCCATCATGCTGATAAGGAACCCACTTGAACGTGCCTGGTCACATGCCAAAAAAGACCTGTTACGGCAGACTAAAAAAACGCTCAAGGAGGTAAGCATTGATGATTTCAAGAAATTTTATTCGAAAGACTACCAATTACGTTGTGGCGGATACTCGGAAATTATCAGGAAGTGGAGTCTGATTATAGGGAGGGATAAATTTTTTATTGGTATTTACGACGACATAGAAACCCGGCCGAATGACCTGCTAAGAAGCATTTTTTCATTTTTGGGTGTCTCGAACAGCCCGGAACACATCAATAGTCTACTCTCCAGCGTGGTGATAAACAAAACAACAAAAGACGTCATACCGGAGAGGCACAGAGCATTTCTGCTGGACCTTTTCGGGAATGAATTGGAAGAATTAAACCAGACCTTCAAGATGCGCTGGAGCTGA
- a CDS encoding sulfotransferase, with translation MTKNIKVIFIMSQGHSGSTFLGLILGSHPEIFGLGELARLEHHLPKVCGICDSSCEYWTKRASLPVLRRHLSQGWNIQAISREIHRFHRSIYSHLAEWFDYSIFVDSSKYPDWIRRQLRYRRNWQSMTPILIHLTRDGRAVINSHLRKSPERGIEAATSRWLRSTGKILKLYDEFEGPKYRLAYENLASRPEEMISSLCRFLQINYFPDMLNYWEHEHHQIGGNTGARSLISQKDAENHGSQAVKPGEWHDGYYKNMGRTIKLDLRWKTELPPQYLEYFERHAGELNRPFSFDGSEP, from the coding sequence ATGACAAAAAACATAAAAGTCATCTTCATCATGAGCCAGGGGCACTCCGGATCCACCTTTCTGGGGCTGATTCTAGGCAGCCATCCCGAAATCTTCGGGCTGGGTGAACTGGCGCGTTTAGAGCACCATCTGCCGAAGGTATGCGGCATCTGCGACAGTTCCTGCGAATACTGGACGAAGCGCGCCTCACTTCCGGTTCTGCGCCGGCATTTATCGCAAGGTTGGAACATCCAGGCCATCAGCCGGGAAATCCACCGTTTCCACCGAAGCATTTATTCCCATCTCGCGGAATGGTTCGACTACTCCATTTTCGTCGACTCCAGCAAATATCCGGACTGGATCCGCAGACAGCTTCGCTACCGGCGAAACTGGCAATCGATGACGCCGATCCTCATTCATCTCACCCGCGACGGACGAGCGGTCATCAATTCCCATCTGCGAAAATCTCCAGAGAGAGGAATCGAGGCCGCCACCAGCCGCTGGCTCCGCTCCACCGGCAAAATACTCAAGCTGTACGATGAGTTCGAAGGGCCGAAATACAGACTCGCCTACGAAAATCTAGCCTCCAGGCCGGAGGAGATGATCAGCAGCCTCTGCCGGTTTCTCCAGATTAATTATTTTCCCGACATGCTCAACTACTGGGAACACGAGCACCACCAGATCGGCGGCAACACCGGAGCCCGATCCCTTATTTCGCAAAAGGATGCTGAAAACCACGGTTCACAGGCCGTGAAGCCTGGAGAATGGCACGACGGTTACTACAAGAACATGGGCAGGACGATCAAACTTGACCTGAGATGGAAGACGGAACTGCCGCCGCAGTACCTGGAATACTTCGAAAGACACGCCGGAGAGCTGAACCGGCCCTTCAGCTTTGACGGAAGTGAACCATAG
- a CDS encoding polysaccharide lyase family 1 protein encodes MALADVHSKIPVLLMVLACLALSVSPAFALQTHPPRPLTVFPGAQGFGIETPAGRGGEIIRVTNLADSGFGSLRAAIETGRPRIVVFEVGGIIDLKKELRIRDPFVTIAGQTAPSPGITLRGAGLVIQTHDVLVQHLRIRVGDRLKGPDPMDREGLKVSGKGAKVYNVVCDHLSISWATDEVVSTVYGPREVTISNSIISEGLQNSIHPQGTHSKALLVREGTWNLALIGNLFAHNYDRNPRVAGDSSVVMVNNLLYNTGKMHWIELDRGRGKKPQSISVIGNVFVPGPNTPQDAWAIRVREECLPGTKVFHSDNLAAGPILRGDSPFEAQVSAPPVWNASITPLPGAEVESKVLSQAGARPADRDAVDQRIVREMRTRSGFIVSSVGKAGGWPQLPTVHRSFKIPADPGGDEDGDGYTNIEEVLHRMAQEVESGTSSKVGEGQGRSSM; translated from the coding sequence ATGGCCCTTGCAGATGTCCACAGTAAAATTCCCGTTCTGTTAATGGTCCTGGCGTGTTTGGCCCTGTCGGTGAGTCCGGCTTTCGCCCTGCAGACACATCCACCTCGCCCCTTGACGGTCTTCCCCGGTGCTCAGGGCTTCGGAATCGAGACGCCGGCCGGACGCGGGGGCGAAATCATCCGGGTGACCAATTTGGCCGATTCCGGATTCGGTTCGTTGCGCGCGGCGATCGAGACGGGCAGGCCGAGAATTGTTGTTTTTGAAGTCGGCGGCATCATTGATTTGAAAAAGGAGCTAAGGATAAGGGATCCCTTTGTCACCATCGCCGGACAAACTGCCCCGTCGCCGGGAATCACCCTCAGGGGCGCCGGTCTTGTCATTCAGACTCACGATGTGCTGGTACAGCATCTCAGAATCAGGGTTGGTGACCGCCTGAAAGGACCCGATCCCATGGATCGGGAGGGGCTGAAGGTGTCGGGAAAAGGCGCAAAGGTCTATAATGTGGTATGCGATCATCTCTCGATCAGCTGGGCAACCGATGAGGTCGTGAGCACGGTTTACGGCCCGCGTGAGGTGACGATCAGCAACTCGATCATCAGCGAGGGTCTGCAGAATTCCATCCATCCCCAGGGTACGCATTCTAAGGCGCTCCTGGTCAGGGAAGGGACGTGGAATCTTGCCCTGATCGGAAATCTCTTTGCGCACAATTACGACAGAAACCCCCGGGTCGCCGGCGACAGCTCGGTAGTGATGGTCAACAATCTCCTCTACAACACCGGCAAGATGCACTGGATTGAACTCGATCGTGGGCGTGGGAAAAAACCCCAGAGTATAAGTGTGATCGGCAATGTTTTCGTTCCGGGTCCCAACACCCCTCAGGATGCCTGGGCCATCAGGGTCCGGGAAGAATGTCTTCCGGGGACGAAGGTGTTTCACTCCGACAATCTGGCCGCCGGACCCATTCTCAGGGGCGACAGCCCGTTCGAGGCGCAGGTTTCCGCACCCCCGGTGTGGAATGCGTCGATCACCCCGCTTCCCGGCGCCGAGGTGGAATCCAAGGTGCTTTCCCAGGCTGGAGCCCGGCCCGCTGATCGGGATGCAGTGGACCAAAGGATTGTCAGGGAAATGAGAACCCGCAGCGGTTTCATCGTCAGCAGCGTAGGAAAAGCCGGCGGCTGGCCACAGCTCCCCACCGTTCATCGTTCTTTCAAGATTCCCGCTGATCCGGGCGGCGATGAGGACGGCGACGGTTATACGAATATAGAGGAAGTACTGCACCGGATGGCACAGGAGGTGGAGAGCGGAACTTCTTCCAAGGTGGGGGAAGGTCAAGGAAGATCGTCAATGTAG
- a CDS encoding polysaccharide lyase family 1 protein: MGKQIYNSITKGKNLILQSVCMLLVCFGLVAGAAQDAHAAAPAPVMEAVQVSGTDFILKWSQPSSTLGSPDGGYDIFIDGVDTNKKYRTSGLNATISGLAEGEHTFMVEARFTETREFPRSNVLSAVLNATAPTTPAEPALSQTTTVPVMKSVQVVGTDFVLSWSQPDSVYGAPDGGYDIFIDGVDTNNKNRTSGLSKTISGLAEGEHTFMVEARYTETREFHRSNVLSAVLDTTPAPAPEEPAPTPEEPAPAPEEPASSNTTTVPVLESVKISGNDFVLAWSQPETVYGAPDGGYDVFIDGVDQNNHLTGLTTTVKGLAPGEHTFQVEARFTETGEFHRSNMLNAVLVDNTPTAPEEPASSNATTVPVLESAKVSGSDVVLTWSQPACSYGAPDGGYDVFIDGVDQNNHLNGTTTTIKGLAGGTHTFQVEARYTETGEFQRSNVLSAVLEGSAGTDPAPQDPVSNPDPAPAPDPSLGYLPVFPGAQGFGTETKAGRSGKVLKVTNLNDSGSGSLRAAIEASGPRIIVFEVSGTIKLASDLKVKDPYVTIAGQTAPSPGVTLRGAALAVHTHDVLAQHLRIRVGDDSSGPSPGSRDGIRITGSLGDVYRVVFDHLSVSWAVDETGSSPYEPHEITISNSILGEALNNSIHPQGNHSKGFLVREGTQNISMVGNLIAHNHDRNPRVTGDTKMVALNNVFYNGGKPYWFDVELGRASGPHLLSVVGNAFIEGPDTPHYAWPILVDGNCKSGTKVYQSDNVAGGGILKSQTSFDPKASSPPVWHKSLAPRAGSTVENWVLANAGARPADRDSVDKRLANEVKSRSGAIIDSTSEVGG; the protein is encoded by the coding sequence ATGGGTAAACAGATTTACAACAGTATCACTAAAGGAAAAAACCTCATCTTGCAGTCCGTCTGCATGCTTCTGGTCTGCTTCGGCCTTGTCGCCGGGGCCGCTCAGGATGCACATGCTGCCGCTCCCGCCCCGGTTATGGAGGCTGTTCAGGTGAGCGGAACCGACTTCATCCTTAAATGGTCGCAGCCTTCTTCCACGTTGGGTTCCCCGGACGGCGGCTACGACATTTTCATCGACGGCGTGGATACCAACAAAAAATACCGCACCAGCGGCCTGAACGCGACCATATCCGGCCTGGCCGAAGGTGAGCACACCTTTATGGTCGAGGCCCGTTTCACTGAAACCAGGGAGTTTCCCCGCTCCAACGTGCTGAGCGCCGTACTGAATGCCACCGCTCCGACCACTCCCGCAGAGCCGGCCCTTTCCCAAACCACCACCGTGCCGGTGATGAAGTCGGTCCAGGTTGTCGGCACTGATTTTGTCCTGTCCTGGTCTCAGCCCGATTCCGTTTACGGAGCTCCCGACGGCGGATACGACATCTTCATCGATGGCGTGGACACCAACAACAAGAACCGCACCAGCGGTCTGAGCAAAACCATCTCCGGCCTTGCCGAAGGCGAGCACACCTTTATGGTGGAGGCGCGCTACACCGAAACCCGGGAGTTCCACCGCTCCAACGTGCTGAGCGCCGTGCTGGATACCACCCCGGCTCCCGCCCCCGAGGAACCGGCTCCTACCCCCGAGGAACCGGCCCCCGCTCCGGAAGAGCCGGCGAGCTCCAACACCACCACCGTGCCGGTTCTGGAATCGGTCAAGATCAGCGGCAACGATTTCGTTCTCGCCTGGTCCCAGCCCGAGACTGTCTACGGCGCTCCCGACGGCGGCTACGACGTCTTCATCGATGGCGTGGATCAGAATAACCATCTTACTGGGCTCACCACCACCGTCAAAGGGCTGGCGCCTGGCGAGCACACCTTCCAGGTGGAGGCGCGCTTCACCGAGACCGGCGAATTCCACCGTTCCAACATGCTGAATGCAGTGCTTGTGGACAACACTCCGACCGCTCCCGAAGAGCCGGCCAGCTCCAACGCAACCACCGTGCCGGTGCTGGAGTCCGCCAAGGTCAGTGGCAGCGATGTTGTCCTCACCTGGTCCCAGCCCGCCTGCAGCTATGGGGCTCCCGACGGCGGCTACGACGTCTTCATCGACGGCGTGGACCAGAACAACCATCTCAACGGAACCACCACCACCATCAAAGGGCTGGCAGGAGGCACTCATACCTTCCAGGTGGAGGCGCGCTACACCGAAACCGGCGAGTTCCAGCGCTCCAACGTGCTGAGTGCCGTGCTGGAAGGCAGCGCCGGCACTGATCCGGCTCCCCAGGACCCCGTGTCGAACCCGGATCCGGCTCCCGCGCCCGATCCTTCCCTCGGCTACCTGCCGGTCTTCCCCGGTGCCCAGGGCTTCGGTACTGAAACCAAGGCCGGCCGCAGTGGCAAGGTCCTCAAAGTGACCAATCTCAACGACAGCGGCAGCGGATCGCTGCGGGCCGCCATCGAGGCGAGCGGTCCCCGGATCATTGTCTTTGAAGTCAGCGGGACCATCAAGCTCGCTTCGGACCTGAAGGTTAAGGATCCCTACGTCACCATCGCCGGCCAGACCGCCCCCTCCCCCGGAGTCACCCTGCGCGGTGCGGCCCTGGCAGTGCACACCCACGACGTGCTGGCCCAGCACCTGCGGATCCGGGTCGGCGACGACTCGAGCGGGCCATCCCCCGGTTCGCGCGACGGCATCCGCATCACCGGCAGCCTCGGAGACGTATACCGGGTTGTCTTCGACCACCTCTCGGTCAGCTGGGCGGTCGACGAGACGGGCAGCTCCCCCTATGAGCCGCACGAGATCACAATCAGCAACTCGATCCTCGGCGAGGCGTTGAACAACTCGATCCATCCCCAGGGGAACCACTCGAAGGGTTTCCTGGTCCGGGAAGGAACCCAGAACATCTCGATGGTCGGCAACCTGATCGCCCACAACCACGACCGCAACCCCCGGGTTACCGGGGACACCAAGATGGTGGCTCTCAACAACGTCTTCTACAACGGCGGCAAGCCGTACTGGTTCGACGTCGAACTCGGCCGCGCCAGCGGGCCGCATCTCCTGAGCGTGGTAGGCAACGCCTTTATCGAGGGACCAGACACCCCGCACTATGCCTGGCCGATTCTGGTTGACGGCAACTGTAAGTCGGGGACGAAGGTCTACCAGTCCGACAACGTGGCCGGGGGCGGCATCCTCAAGAGCCAAACCTCCTTCGACCCGAAAGCCTCCTCGCCCCCGGTATGGCACAAGTCTCTTGCCCCCCGGGCCGGCAGTACCGTTGAGAACTGGGTCCTGGCCAATGCCGGCGCCCGGCCCGCCGACCGGGATTCGGTGGACAAGCGGCTGGCCAACGAAGTGAAGAGCCGCAGCGGGGCAATCATCGACAGCACCAGCGAAGTCGGTGGCT
- a CDS encoding glycosyltransferase: protein MHIYNGVDLQRFSPFAIASEQTELRNHFGFSPAETIIVSVAQFRPEKKQDDLISACTLLIQQGYPIQLVLVGDGPERLRLQENVGKTGISDRIHFLGQLNDVRPALGAADIFALPSVAVETFSNAALEAMAMGRPVVLSDIGGASEMVEEGVNGFLFPPGDIAALAQKLALLVGEPETRKRMSLQARRVVRDRFSFETMLQEYEKLIYPPEPQTAAAKENRPEETAPGAQDK, encoded by the coding sequence ATGCATATTTACAACGGAGTCGACCTCCAACGTTTTTCCCCTTTTGCGATCGCCTCAGAGCAGACCGAACTCAGAAACCATTTCGGCTTTTCCCCTGCAGAAACCATCATCGTTTCGGTGGCCCAATTCAGGCCGGAGAAGAAACAGGATGATCTGATCTCAGCCTGTACCCTTCTTATTCAACAGGGGTATCCCATACAGCTGGTTCTTGTCGGCGATGGTCCCGAAAGATTGCGCCTTCAGGAAAACGTCGGCAAAACCGGAATATCAGATCGTATACATTTTCTCGGCCAGCTTAACGATGTCCGGCCTGCCCTGGGAGCCGCGGATATCTTCGCCCTCCCTTCAGTGGCCGTAGAGACTTTCTCCAATGCCGCTCTCGAAGCCATGGCCATGGGACGTCCGGTTGTCCTTTCCGATATAGGGGGCGCCTCGGAAATGGTGGAGGAGGGAGTCAACGGCTTTCTCTTTCCGCCCGGGGATATTGCAGCATTGGCTCAAAAACTGGCCCTGCTCGTGGGTGAACCAGAAACCCGCAAGCGCATGTCCTTGCAGGCACGAAGAGTGGTCCGGGATCGTTTCAGTTTCGAGACAATGCTTCAGGAATACGAGAAGCTGATTTATCCTCCAGAGCCGCAAACCGCCGCTGCAAAGGAAAATAGACCCGAAGAAACCGCACCCGGCGCGCAGGATAAATAA
- a CDS encoding alginate lyase family protein codes for MTKLTWYFNRVRQMSAGEIGSRIVTKVRSHAEQFGLATCRRPPLPLNLERSRNFISNFSIGNPSPYIATADSLLQGKLDLFALKEGGYGNPPEWNRDPRSGITAPLSFGKTLDYRDSLLVGDIKYLWEPNRHLQLVTLAQAYRLSGDARYLDGIGLLLQSWLDQCPYLKGPNWCSSLELGIRLINWSVVWQTIGGLESPLFQGRGGKALLGNWLDSIYRHVHFIRYHFSRFSSANNHLIGEAAGLFISTCTWPFWKEFFNCRKLAHRILVQEILNQTFPDGVGKEQAISYQQFVLDFFLLSALAGRECSVEFPPAYWRRVERMLEFIASVMDTGGNVPSIGDGDDGFVVRLSREPDFCPYKSLLATGAVLFKRGDFKAKAGRLDDKTRWLLGQEGEQVFSSLAAKKNRPPIRLAYPDGGYYIMGCHWETPREIRLIADAGPLGYLSIAAHGHADALSFILSVGGREILIDPGTYAYHNNRKWRDYFRGTSAHNTLCVDGQDQSVPGGNFMWLKKADAKCRLWEENEKECRFIGTQNGYLRLPDPVRHTREIVLQQEENRILVTDTLECRGEHRIERFWHFAENCRVQQTESGLVVENRGITLNFQTLDDPEQVAIRVGQESPPCGWISRRYDEKEVISTAVFLNQILGKTRLTTQIDIFIPPEFKGSEEVL; via the coding sequence ATGACAAAACTGACCTGGTATTTTAATCGTGTCAGACAGATGTCCGCCGGTGAGATAGGCTCTCGCATTGTGACGAAAGTCAGATCCCACGCGGAACAGTTTGGTCTCGCTACCTGCCGCCGACCTCCGCTTCCCCTGAACCTTGAAAGATCGCGAAATTTTATATCGAACTTTTCCATTGGAAATCCTTCCCCCTACATCGCAACCGCCGATTCACTCCTCCAGGGAAAACTGGACCTTTTCGCCCTCAAAGAAGGCGGCTACGGGAATCCTCCGGAGTGGAACCGAGACCCGCGCAGCGGCATAACCGCCCCCCTCTCCTTTGGTAAAACTCTGGATTACCGGGACTCCCTGCTGGTCGGGGACATCAAGTATCTATGGGAACCCAATCGGCATCTGCAGCTGGTCACCCTCGCCCAGGCTTACCGCCTGAGCGGCGATGCGCGATATCTGGACGGAATCGGCTTACTGCTTCAGTCCTGGCTCGATCAGTGCCCGTACCTGAAGGGGCCCAACTGGTGCAGCTCTCTCGAGCTGGGGATCAGGCTCATCAACTGGAGCGTGGTCTGGCAAACCATCGGCGGCCTGGAATCCCCCCTCTTCCAAGGACGCGGCGGCAAGGCCCTCCTGGGAAATTGGCTGGATTCCATTTACCGGCACGTCCACTTCATCCGCTACCACTTCTCCCGTTTTTCCTCGGCCAACAACCATCTGATCGGCGAAGCCGCCGGACTCTTCATCTCCACCTGCACCTGGCCTTTTTGGAAGGAATTTTTCAACTGCCGAAAGTTGGCGCATCGGATCCTGGTGCAGGAAATCCTGAATCAGACTTTCCCCGATGGCGTCGGCAAGGAGCAGGCGATTTCCTATCAGCAATTCGTCCTCGACTTTTTCCTCCTTTCGGCACTTGCTGGACGGGAATGCTCGGTGGAATTTCCACCTGCATACTGGAGGAGGGTCGAGAGGATGCTGGAATTTATCGCCTCCGTCATGGACACGGGCGGCAACGTCCCTTCGATCGGGGACGGCGATGATGGCTTCGTGGTGCGCCTCTCCCGGGAACCGGATTTCTGTCCCTATAAATCTCTGCTGGCGACGGGCGCCGTCCTGTTCAAGCGCGGCGATTTTAAAGCCAAGGCCGGTCGCCTGGATGACAAAACCCGATGGCTCCTGGGACAGGAAGGCGAACAGGTTTTTTCGTCCCTCGCGGCGAAGAAAAATCGGCCGCCGATACGTCTCGCCTACCCCGATGGGGGGTACTATATCATGGGCTGCCACTGGGAGACTCCCCGGGAAATCCGCCTGATCGCCGATGCGGGTCCCCTCGGCTATTTGTCCATTGCGGCCCACGGCCATGCGGACGCCCTGTCGTTCATCCTGAGCGTCGGCGGCAGGGAAATTCTCATCGATCCCGGCACCTACGCTTATCATAATAACCGCAAATGGCGGGATTATTTTCGAGGAACCTCGGCTCATAACACCTTGTGCGTCGACGGCCAGGACCAGTCGGTGCCGGGGGGGAATTTCATGTGGCTGAAGAAAGCCGATGCCAAATGCAGGTTGTGGGAAGAAAATGAAAAAGAGTGCCGGTTCATTGGAACGCAGAACGGTTATCTGCGGCTGCCCGACCCCGTGCGGCACACGAGGGAAATCGTCCTTCAACAAGAAGAGAACCGCATTCTTGTCACCGATACCCTCGAGTGCCGGGGTGAACACCGGATTGAAAGATTCTGGCACTTTGCCGAAAACTGCCGGGTGCAACAGACGGAATCGGGACTAGTCGTCGAAAACCGGGGAATCACTCTGAATTTCCAAACGTTGGACGACCCTGAACAGGTCGCGATCCGTGTCGGACAGGAATCACCACCTTGCGGTTGGATTTCCAGAAGGTATGATGAAAAAGAAGTCATATCGACTGCTGTGTTTTTGAATCAAATCCTGGGAAAAACCCGACTTACAACACAAATTGATATTTTTATTCCCCCTGAATTCAAGGGCAGTGAGGAAGTTTTATGA
- a CDS encoding nucleotide sugar dehydrogenase has translation MNISVFGLGYVGAVSAGILASEGHRVIGVDPNQTKLDLINAGKSPIIEPQIGDLISSSVAERRLRATDDAFSAVNETDISFVCVGTPSQHNGNLDLSFVSRVCEEIGAAIGRKDSFHVVVIRSTMLPGTMEEVVIPTLTAASGKTLGTGFGVCMNPEFLREGSAVNDYRNPPKIVIGESDRESGDRLVELYEMLEAPLFRTDIATAEMVKYADNAWHALKVTFANEIGSFCKSTQIDSHQVMNIFCHDTKLNLSPYYMRPGFSFGGSCLPKDVRALTYRAKRNDLDLPLLNSIMPSNEAHFIRGVEMVTRSGNSKVGILGLSFKAGTDDLRESPILTLVEYLIGKGYDLRIYDKNVNLAKLVGANRDYILNRIPHISKLMVESLQEVLGHAETVVVGNDSEEFQELFSRTNGNQVIVDLVRIASQKSKEGHYEGICW, from the coding sequence ATGAACATCAGCGTTTTTGGTTTGGGATATGTCGGAGCGGTGTCGGCCGGCATCCTTGCCAGCGAAGGACATCGAGTTATAGGGGTGGATCCCAATCAGACCAAACTGGATCTGATCAATGCCGGAAAGTCCCCGATTATAGAGCCGCAGATAGGTGACCTGATCTCCTCTTCGGTTGCCGAAAGGCGCCTCAGAGCCACGGATGATGCTTTCAGCGCGGTGAATGAAACGGATATCTCCTTTGTCTGTGTGGGCACTCCAAGCCAGCACAACGGGAATCTGGATTTGTCTTTCGTCAGCAGGGTCTGCGAGGAAATCGGTGCGGCGATCGGCCGAAAGGATTCATTCCACGTTGTGGTCATACGCAGCACCATGCTCCCCGGAACCATGGAGGAGGTGGTTATCCCCACCCTGACCGCTGCATCGGGAAAGACGTTGGGAACCGGATTCGGCGTCTGCATGAATCCGGAATTTCTTCGGGAGGGCTCAGCGGTAAATGACTACAGAAATCCACCCAAAATCGTCATAGGCGAGTCTGACCGGGAGAGCGGAGACCGGCTGGTCGAATTGTATGAAATGCTTGAGGCGCCTCTGTTCCGAACCGATATCGCCACTGCGGAGATGGTCAAATACGCAGACAATGCCTGGCATGCCTTGAAGGTAACCTTTGCCAATGAAATCGGAAGCTTCTGTAAATCGACGCAAATAGACAGCCACCAGGTCATGAACATCTTCTGCCATGACACCAAGTTGAACCTGTCTCCCTATTACATGCGTCCGGGGTTTTCTTTCGGCGGTTCATGCCTCCCCAAGGATGTACGGGCCCTCACCTACCGGGCCAAGCGGAACGATCTCGATCTCCCTCTGCTCAATTCGATCATGCCGAGCAACGAAGCTCACTTCATCCGCGGAGTCGAGATGGTCACACGGTCAGGAAACAGCAAGGTAGGCATTCTCGGCCTCAGTTTCAAGGCGGGGACAGACGATCTTCGAGAAAGCCCGATCCTGACGCTCGTCGAATATCTCATCGGCAAGGGCTATGATCTGCGAATCTATGACAAGAACGTAAATCTGGCCAAACTGGTAGGCGCAAATCGCGATTACATTCTCAACCGGATTCCACACATTTCCAAATTAATGGTCGAGTCTCTCCAGGAGGTCTTGGGACATGCCGAGACGGTCGTCGTCGGGAACGACTCTGAAGAGTTCCAAGAGCTGTTTTCCAGGACGAATGGCAACCAGGTGATCGTCGATCTGGTCCGGATTGCCAGCCAGAAATCAAAAGAGGGACATTATGAAGGGATCTGCTGGTAG